The sequence CATCGGCTGGAACTCTCCCTTGGTTTGGGCGTTCTGGTCGTTCTGGCCGTACTGATTTTTCTGCTCCTTGCCTATGTGACGCGTTTGCGCCGGGCCCGCATCGGTTTGCGGCAGAGCGATGAGCGGCTGCAGATGTCGTTGGAAGCCACCAGTGATGGTTTGTGGGACTGGTCCCTGGATGCGGAAAAGGTCTATTTCAGTCCGGGCTACTATGCCATGCTTGGATATGAGGCTGACGCCTTCCCTCCATCCTACGAGTCCTGGTCCGGGCTGTTGCATCCGGACGAAAGAGAAAGGGTCGTGTCCGAGGTCAGCGAGCACATGCGGTCGGGCGAGGAGTTTCGCATCGAATTCAGGATGCGCAACAAGGACGGCGGCTGGACCTGGATCTTGGCCCGGGGCAAGACCATCGCCTGGACGCGCGCCGGACGGCCCGAGCGCATGGTCGGCACGCACACGGACATCACCGACCGCAAACGGTTCGAGGAACGGCTGGTCCGAGCCAAGGAGGCGGCCGAATCGGCCAACCGGGTAAAGGACGAGTTCATCGCCAACATAAGCCACGAGGTGCGGACCCCGCTCAACGGCGTCATGGGCATGCTCCAGCTGTTGCAAACTTCGACGTTGAACGCCGATCAGCGGGACTTCGTCGATACCGCGCTGCACTCCTCGCGCAACCTTTTGCGCGTGCTCAACGACCTGCTCGACTTCAGCAAGATCCAGGCGGGCAAGCTGGATATCCGCGAGGCTCCCTTTGATCTGGTCGGGCTGGTGGAGGAGAGCCTGGACTTCTTCAAGCTCCAGGCGGGCGGCAAGGACCTGGTAATGAAGGCGGACATCGACCCCTCGGCGCGCAAGCACTACCTGGGCGACGACGGACGCATCCGGCAGATCCTCTTCAACCTGGTCGGCAACGCGGTCAAGTTCACGGCCGAGGGGGCCATCACCGTGGAGGCCTGCGAGCTGTGGCACCCCAAGCCCGGACGCAAGAGGCTCCTGTTCACGGTACGCGATACCGGCATCGGTATCGCGGAAAAAGACCTGTCACGGATCTTCGCCCCGTTTTCACAGGTGGACGGCTCTCTCACCCGGACCTATCAGGGGACGGGCCTGGGGCTGCCCATCGTCAGCAAGCTGGTCAGGCTCATGGGCGGCAATTGCGAAGTGGAAAGCGAGCCGGGCAAGGGTACGATCATCCGGTTCACCTTGTCCGTAGCCGAAATTGCCGAGATCGACGAGAAAAACGAGGCCGAGTCGGGCCTTGGGGACGTCCGTCCCCTGCACCTGCTTCTGGTGGAGGACGAACGGGTCAACCGGATCATGGCCCGCCGTCTGCTGGAGCGCATGGGACACACCGTTTCCGAGGCCGAAAATGGCCGCGACTGCCTGGCCCGACTGCGCGACAATACCTTCGACGCCGTGCTCATGGACGTCCAGATGCCGTTCCTCAACGGTCTGGACGCCACACGCGCCATCCGCACGGCCCCGGAACTCTCCCACGTCTCGACCATCCCGATCATCGGTCTTTCGGCCCACGCCGCGGGCCACGATCGCGCCCGTGCCCTGGAAGCGGGCATGGACGAGTATCTGATCAAGCCTTTCGAAAAGTCGGATTTGCAGCGGGCGCTGAACAAGATGGAAGACAGCC is a genomic window of uncultured Pseudodesulfovibrio sp. containing:
- a CDS encoding ATP-binding protein, translated to MKLKVNERVFSGRALSMALGAVLAALLVFCLAAPAWAVRGSASALAAQIWAGPQVLMISSYHPGFPTFFHQIEGVESLLAPAGVDLDVEYMDSKRFNLPEDISAFRDMLAEKLSRLPRYDLVITADDNALRFALDNRALFPHTPVVFFGVNDLSLAHAAGDDDNVTGVIEAVSMEETLRTAFTLQPELRTMYALVDGTISGGADLLTYLSKRAVFPGRNLAVLSLTDLTWAELAERLGKLGPTEALLLLSAYRDSTGATVSFEEGLRRILNSSRVPVYDLWEHGLDRGVIGGKIISHFEQGRRAARMALDILGGTPVVDLPVVEGNEANRYIFDYNVLSRFNIAPSSLPEGSRVLNRPTSLWRTHRLELSLGLGVLVVLAVLIFLLLAYVTRLRRARIGLRQSDERLQMSLEATSDGLWDWSLDAEKVYFSPGYYAMLGYEADAFPPSYESWSGLLHPDERERVVSEVSEHMRSGEEFRIEFRMRNKDGGWTWILARGKTIAWTRAGRPERMVGTHTDITDRKRFEERLVRAKEAAESANRVKDEFIANISHEVRTPLNGVMGMLQLLQTSTLNADQRDFVDTALHSSRNLLRVLNDLLDFSKIQAGKLDIREAPFDLVGLVEESLDFFKLQAGGKDLVMKADIDPSARKHYLGDDGRIRQILFNLVGNAVKFTAEGAITVEACELWHPKPGRKRLLFTVRDTGIGIAEKDLSRIFAPFSQVDGSLTRTYQGTGLGLPIVSKLVRLMGGNCEVESEPGKGTIIRFTLSVAEIAEIDEKNEAESGLGDVRPLHLLLVEDERVNRIMARRLLERMGHTVSEAENGRDCLARLRDNTFDAVLMDVQMPFLNGLDATRAIRTAPELSHVSTIPIIGLSAHAAGHDRARALEAGMDEYLIKPFEKSDLQRALNKMEDSPR